GGGGCTATCGATCCGAAAGATGTGAGCCTGGCCAGTTATGTGGAAAAAAAATTGGGGGATTTTGTTCGAGCGATGAATGTCGGGTCAGGGAAAAATCTCTATCCCACCTTAATGAGAGCAGTTGAACGACCCTTGATTGAACTGGCCTTACGGGAAACCCATGGCAATCAGATAAAAGCGGCGCGGCTTCTTGGCCTTAATCGCAATACACTCAGGAAAAAGATTACAGAATTTCAAATCTCCGTCAATCAGTTAAAGCAATCTACTGCCGGAAAACGCAAGAAGACCGAATCGGATTCTTTGGAATAGTCTTTCCCTTTCCCCTTGAAAAATAAACCATTTCTTGACAAGACCTGCAATGCAGTCTAGCATATGGCCGGTAAGATATAGGCGCGTAGCTCAGGGGGAGAGCGCTACCTTGACACGGTAGAGGTCGGCGGTTCAATACCGCCCGCGCCTACCATTATCTTTCTCCAAAAAAGCCTGACAGGTATCCAGCTTCCTTAATTGAGGGGAATGGTGCCTTTTCTTGCGTTCATCACCGTATGTAGAACCTTTTTTGTTAGGTGTTTTTAATCTAATGGAATCTATTCAGGTATCACTGCAAGGCGAAAGTAGCCAGGTTCTTCCCAGAGGGATCTCGGCCAAGGCGGCACTAGAGAAGCTGAAGGGAGCCGTGCCCCCTGAGGTGTTGGCCGTGAAGGCCAATGGCGTGGAAATAGACCTCCTGGGTTCCCTGGAGACCGATTCCATCTTGCAGCCCTTGATGTTTGATTCCCCGGAAGGAAAAGAAATTTATCGGCACAGTAGTACGCATATTATGGCCCAAGCGGTGAAGGAATGCTTTCCTTCCGCCCAATTAACCATTGGTCCGGCCATCGAGGAGGGCTTCTTTTATGACTTTGCCTTTGAGCGCCCGTTCACGCCGGAAGATTTAGAAAAAATTGAAGCCAAGGCTTTGGAAATCATCAAACGGAATCTTTCGGTTTCAAGACGTGAGTTCTCCAAGGAAGAGGCCATTGAATTTTTTAAAAATCGTGGTGAATTCTATAAGGTAGAGCTCATTCAAGGGTTTCCTGATGGAGAACCGGTGTCTGCCTATACCCAAGGGGATTTCGTCGATCTCTGTCGTGGCCCCCATCTGCCGGCTACGGGCTATGTCAAAGCCTTTAAACTCCTGAATAGTGCAGGAGCCTATTGGCGAGGGGATGAACGGAATCCCATGTTGCAGCGGCTTTATGGCACGTCCTTTCCCTCAAAAGAAGCTTTGCAGGCTCACCTGGATAATTTAGAGGAGATTAAACGCCGTGACCATAGAAAGCTCGGGAAAGACCTCGATTTATTTAGTATTCAGGACGAAACCGGACCCGGTCTTATTTTATGGCACCCCAAAGGGGCACAAATCCGTCTGCTGATTGAAAATTTTTGGCGGGAACAACATTTAGCCAATCAGTATGAGTTGGTTTATTCGCCGCATGTTGCTCGGTTGGATTTATGGAAAACCAGCGGGCATGTGGACTTTTACAAAGAAAATATGTTCGCCTCCATGCCTGTCGAGTCCAGTGAATATCAGCTAAAGCCCATGAATTGTCCGTTTCATATCATGGTGTATAAATCACATTTGCGGAGTTATCGTGATCTGCCCATCCGCTACGGGGAATTGGGAACTGTCTATCGGTACGAACGTTCCGGAGTCCTGCATGGCCTCATGCGGGTTCGGGGATTTACCCAGGATGATGCTCATTTATTCTGCCGCCCTGACCAGTTGGGTGAAGAGGTCCAAAAGGTCCTGAAATTTATTACGAGTATGCTGGGGACTTTTGGATTTACGGAATTCAAGATGTTTCTCTCCACTCGGCCCGAAAAGGCTGTGGGGACGATCGAGCAATGGGATCAAGCGACGTTGGCGCTGGAAACTGCGCTGAAAAACGGAGGCTATGCCTATCAGGAAGATCCTGGGGAAGGGGTCTTTTATGGGCCTAAAATTGATGTCAAAATTCAGGATGCCTTAGGCCGATCCTGGCAATGCTCAACGGTTCAGATTGATTTCAATAATCCCGAGAGATTTGGCCTGACCTACGTGGGTGATGATGGTAAAACCCATCAACCTATCATGATCCACCGGGCTTTATTAGGATCGATTGAGCGATTTTTCGGGATTCTCCTGGAGCATTTTGGGGGTGCCTTTCCGGCCTGGTTGGCCCCTGTCCAGGTTACGGTCCTCCCAATTTCAGAAAAACATCAAGAGTATGCTCAAGAGGTTGAAAAAAATCTTCGTCAGGAAGGCTGTCGCGTCGGCTTAGACTTGCGAAATGAAAAGATTGGCCTTAAAATCCGTGAGGCTGAAAAGGCAAAGATTCCTTTCATGATTATCGTGGGGGATCGGGAAGCTGAAGCAAAGATGGTTGCGGTACGACAAAGGAACGGGAAAAATTTGGGAACGATGCCTATTATTGATTTGGTGACGCTGATTCGGGAAGATATGCCCGAGGCTGTTAGGAAGGGTTCTTTACTTTTCGAATGACTCGTCCGGTGACACCCAAACAACGTATTAATCATTTCATCAAAAATCCTGAAGTCCGGGTTATTGGTGCTGAAGGTGAACAACTTGGAATCCTGAAGACATCAGAGGCGATTCGGCAGGCGAGGGAAATTGGATATGATTTGGTGGAAGTGGCTCCTACCGCGGACCCTCCGGTCTGCCGTATTATGGATTATGGGAAATTTAAGTATGAACAGAGCAAAAAAGAACATCGCATGCGACTTAACCAGAAATCCACCCAGGTTAAGGAAGTTAAATTTCGGCCTCGGACAGACAAGCACGATATGGAGACGAAAGTCCGGCAAATACGGGACTTCCTGGAAGAAGGGAATAAGACCAAAGTTACGGTTATGTTCCGCGGTCGAGAAATGGCCAATCAAGAGCTTGGGTTCAAAGCGATTCAGAAGGTTATTGAGGAGTTAAAGGGCGCAGGAAATATTGAAAGCCCTCCTAGAATGGAAGGCCGGAATCTTTACATGGTGGTTGCTCCAAAATAATAGGCTAAGTTGAGGAAAAGCCGGCAATTTGCCGGTCGTTGATAAAGGAAAATAAGAAATGGCAAAAATGAAATTAAAAAATCACTCAGGAGCCAGTAAGCGATTTAAACGATCCGGCTCTGGCAAGTGGATGCGGCGGAAGGCCGGAATGCGTCATATCCTCACTTCCAAGGCACCAGGTGTAAAATCCAGACTAAGCGGTGCAGCAGAGGTCAGAAAAGAAGACCGCACTTCATTGTCTCGATTACTCCCCTATAAGTAACATTTCAATAATTAAGGAGAACGTGTCATGCCAAGGGTAAAAGGTGGGCCACAAACTCGGCAGCGCCGGAAAAAGCGGCTCAAACTGGCGAGTGGCCAATATGGAGGAAAAAGTAAACTTTTCCGGACTGCCACCGAATCAGTTGATAAGGGGCAAGCATATGCGTACACCGGACGAAAACAGAGAAAACGTAATTTCCGGCAGCTCTGGGTCACCAGGATCAGTGCGGCTGTTCGCGCACAAGGAGTCACCTATAGTCAGTTCATGAATGCGCTAAAGAAAGCCAATGTGTTATTAAATCGAAAAATGCTTTCAGAAATGGCGATTCACGATCCTCAAGGCTTTTCACATCTTGTGTCCCTCACCAAGGGAGACGGTCAACCCGTCGCTGCCTAAGCTTCCGGCTTTCTGATCTCGAATTCAAATCCTGAGGTTGGCATATCGATTTGCCAGGCTTCGAGTACTTCAGGGTGGAACTCTCCGATATATCCCACCGCATACCCTTCACAACGGATTCGGCCAACTCGTCCCTCTAAAAATGAGGGATGAGTGACTGGCTCCAGTTCGTAGGGCCACGCCATGTAATACATCAATAAATCCAGATAGCTATGAATTTCTGAAAAATTCGCTCCCGAATTGGCGCTAATGGCGGCAATGGACAGGGTCGTACGAGAACCCACATTGGCCTCCAAATCCAGTTGAGCCGTTTCTCCCACCTCAAAAAGTAGATGGGGATAAAACGCACGAGGTGAGAGAGCTTCCACCCTAAGCAGACATGGTAAAATAGAAGGTCTCAGACAGGCATAAGTTTGGGACATGACGTTGTCCACTTCTACCAGTCGCGCATATTCAGTGTCCGTAATCCGCATTCTGTCCACCAACTCCTGATGGGAAGCCATGATATTGGAAAAAATTTCCTGAAATCCAAATCCGACCAGAAGATCACGCATGCGATCGCTGGTTTGTTCTTCCATGGAGAGACTTCCAACGGTGAAGGTCTGTGGCATGATGGGAGAAAACGATTCATAGCCTCGGGTAATGGCCACATCTTCCGCGACATCCATCACATGCATAAAATCGTTTCGAAAAGCGGGTAAGGTGACGGATACGGACTGTCTCGTTGCTTTCACCTGGTATCCATAAGAGGCAAGGGCCTCCTGAATAGCCTCCGAACCGAGTGGCATGCCCAAGGCCTGTTCAATGGCTTCCATGGAAATCCGTTGGGATTGATTCATGCCCAGTGGGGTTTTAATGGTCGTGCCGAATTCAGTTTTGTAGGGATAGTTAATGTTCAGTGATTCAATGGTGGCCCCACGATCGGCTAAATTGCAGGCAAAAATGTTCAAGGCCAAGACAACCATGCTTAAATCGGTTCCGGTGACTTCCACGAGTAAGTCGGTGTCTCCTAACTGCACTTCACCAAGTTCACGACTGTTGATAATGGGAGGAAAGGACAACACCTGTCCATCTGAATCCCAAAGAAGCGGCAACCGTTCACATCCAGCGAGAATTGATCCATATTCCAGACCCTTGGGATGGACGGTGAGGATTTCCTGGGGGGTCATTTTTTCCTCAAATCCCAATGGCGTAAATCGAATTTCATCCGGTTTCACGAGGCCATACGTGACAGGAAAGGCAATGGCGGAGGCACGATAGAGGCCTATGGATACAGTTTCACGTTTTCGTCCAAAAGCGTCGGCTAATTTTTCCTGAGTTTGAATACACTGGTCGAGGCCATCCGGCGTCATGGCATAGCCCAATGAGACGCAACCCGCGACATATGGTCGAACGGCTTCCATGCCCTGGGCCACTTGAATCCGCCGTTTCGCGCCCCTCTTTTCCGAAAAAAATGAGTATGGGGGCATCCCTTTATTCAGCACCGATCGAATTTGTCGGGCGATCCCTTCCACACACCATAAATCAGGCCGGTTGGTATCTTGAAGTTCCACACGCACTTCACCGGTTTCCTGTGAGACGTCTTTTACCTCCCCTTTCACATAGGGCATCCATTGTTCAATTTCGGACATGGAGGCATCACGACCGACAAGTCGGCAGAAATCTTTTTGGAAAATGGAAATGGTTGGCATGGGTCGTAGCTAAAAATGACGGCGCATATTGCGAACCGCTTCTAGGTCGGAAGTGAATAAATCGCGAATATCTTGTATCCCAAGGGCGATCATGGCCATTCGATCCAACCCGAGTCCCCAAGCAATGACCGGAACCGTCACCCCTAACGGTATGGTGACTTCAGAGCGTAAAAGGCCGGCGCCTCCCAATTCCATCCATCCAAGTTTGGGATGACGGACATGCAATTCCACCGAGGGTTCGGTAAACGGGAAATAAGCCGGAAAAAATCGAATCTCTTTGGCTTGAGCCATTTCCGTGGCGAACAATTGCAGGAGTCCCAAAAGTGTTCGAAAATTGATATCAGAGCCAAGCACAATCCCTTCCACCTGAAAAAAGTCGGTGGCATGCGTGGCATCGACATTGTCATAACGAAAACACCGGGCGATAGAAAAGAATTTACCGGGAACGGGGGGATTTTTTGCCAATGTCCGAGCGGAAACGGCGGTGCCTTGGCTGCGGAGGACTAAGCGCTTCGCCCGCTCCGGGTCATACTCGTATTTCCACCCTTTCGATCCGCTCGTTCCCCCATCCCGGTGGACTTGGGCTACCTGGCTGAGAAATGGCTCCTGAATTTTCTTAGCCATCTTGGGATTCTTGACAAAATACACATCATGGATGGCACGAGCAGGATGGAATTGAGGCATGAAAAGCGCGTCCATATCCCAAAATTCCGTCTCAATGAGTTCGCCACGCATTTCCTGAAACCCCATGCTCGTAAGCTTGTACTTCACGGTATCCAGAAATTCCCGATAGGAATGCCGTCTGCCGACCGCCAGGCGAGGAGGGCGAAGGTTAATGGAATATTTGCGAAAGGATACGTGACGCCAGGACCCGTCTTTTAAGAGTTCAGGGGTCAATTGAGAAATTTCTTGGGCAGCCCCTTCCCGTAAATGAGGCAGAAGTTTCCGGCCCTCATCTGTAAGGACATAGGTCCGTTCGGTATGATCATCGATGCGAAAGGGTTCTTGCGTATTGCCGCGTTTGACGGCGTATTGTCGAAGCAATGCCTGTTGATCGGATGCAAACGAATCCAGGGGGCGTGCACCTTCCTGAATCTGATTGAGCAGGCTTCGCAAGTCCCTCACGGTGTCACTATCCTTACTGGTTATTTCCAGCACTCCCCCTGCACCCATCTGAACGACGCCTTCTTTCTTGAGAATCCCGATCGCCCGGCTTAGCTCTGAGGGCTGGAATTTCTCCGTACCTTGAAGGTCCTTCACGGTAGGTGAAGAGCCTTCATGAGCGGCACTCTTCACCGTCTGAAGAATCCACTCAAGTGGAGAAGAGTCGGGCTGGTGGTATTGGGCACCGACCGTGGTGAGGGAGACATAGGTCGTTGTGGTTTCGGACGACAGGCTCACCAGTTGTTTCGTAAGCAGCCAGCCGACGGCCATACTGACTTGTGAAGGGGCTAGCTCCGTTTGGTTGGCAAGTTGAAGGTCTGAAAGTGGCTGAGGGTTTTTCCCCAGTTCACGGAGGACCTGAATTTCGAGAGGATGAAGGCTGTCGGTATTATTGGGAGAAATCATGGGCCCGATTAGACAATCACGGTCTGAGCCGCGGTTCGCATCTGCCGAATGGTTTCAGGAATATTCTTGCTGCCGAAAATGGCGGAACCGGCAACCAGAACATTCGCACCGGCCTGAATCACCGAAGCCACGTTGGTCGGGTTGATTCCCCCATCCACTTCCAAATGGGCCGAACTGCGGGAATTATTCATCATGGTCCGGATCCGCCGGATCTTATCCAGGCTGGAGGAAATAAATTGTTGGCCTCCAAAGCCGGGATTCACAGACATCACCAAAACTAAATCCACCTCACCAAGTATTTCCTCAAGGGTCGTGACGGACGTCGCCGGATTTAAGGACACTCCGGCTTTGACCTGTCGTTCCTTAATAGACTGCACCGTGCGGTGTAAATGTGGGCAGGCTTCGACATGCACGGTTAACAGGTCGGCTCCGGCATCCACGAATTCAGGGATAAAATCATCCGCGTTGGTCATCATCAGATGAACATCTAATGGCAAGGAGGTCACCTTGCGAAGCGCTTCAACCATGGGCGGACCAACTGTCAAATTGGGAACAAAATGGCCATCCATCACATCCACATGGATCCAATCCGCACCGGCTGCTTCCACCATCTGGACGGCTTCCGCGAGCCGGGCAAAGTCAGCAGAAAGGATTGAAGGAGAGATTAAAGGTGTGACTGGCATCGTTATTCAGATTTTTTCAACCGGCACGCAAAAAATCCGTCCATGTTCAAGGTCTGAAAGGCCGTACACAAATGCCCCATGGCAGTAATGAGTGATTGCCCGGCAGCGGGCACCCAAGGTGTGACGGATTCCTGATAAAATTCAGGATGTTCCTGACAAAATCCGGAGATAATCTCTGTGGTCTCCTCCGGTTCGACTGAGCAGGCACTATAGACCAAGATTCCCCCTGGTCTCAAGAGGCCACAGACCCGATCCAGAATCTCACGTTGAAGAGCCTTGGCCTGTTGGATGGTCGATAACGATTTTATTAATTTTCCTTCCGGGTGTCGGCGAAGAATACCCAGAGCAGAACAGGGGGCATCAAGCAGAATGCGGTCAAACGGTTGGGTCAGCAAGCCAGGAACCGTGAGGCGGGTCGTTGAGCCATGGGTTGTCCTGTCGTGTCCGGCTGTTGCAGTCAGATCATGGTGAACAGGCTGAACAATGGAGATTCCCAGCCTGGCACAATTTGACACGAGCCGATCTAACCGTCCCGGATGACGATCAAGTGCCACAAGCGTCCCTTGGTTTTTCATCAATTGAGCCATGTGTGTGGATTTTCCTCCGGGAGCCGCACAGGCATCAAGAACCCGGTCGCCGGGCTGAGGGTCAAGGAGCAATGGAATGAGTTGAGCGGCTTCGTCCTCTACGTAACACCAACCGTCTTGCAAGGCGGACAGTTCGCCGGGACTGCCACATTTGTTCATAATCAAACCGACGGGGCTCACGGTGGTTTCCTGTGCAAGGATTTCTTCCGAGTGGAGGCGGGCAAGCAATTGGGAACGGGAACACTGAAGAGTATTCGTTCGAATTGTTAGCGGCGGAATGCCTATAGACTGTTGGCAAAGGTGTTCCGCTTGTGTGAGTCCGAAGGATTCTCGCCAGCGCTCAACTAACCAGGGCGGACTCGCATATCGAATGGAGAGGGCCAGGGTGGCATCGACTGCCGGATCGGGCATGGGCGGAACAGGTTGACGGAGTAGATTCCGCAATACGGCATTCACGAAACCGGACCAATTGTGGCCAGGCTGCTTCCGGATCAGCTGAACGGCTTCATTCACCGCGGCGGAAGCCGGAATACGATCGAGATAGAGCAGTTGATAGGCAGCCACCCGTAGCGTCGTGGCGACCGTCAGCGGCAGGCGGATCATGGGCTTGCGGGAAACCTGATCTAATCGCCAATCCAGGGTGAGGTAATGCCGTAACACTCCATAGACCAACTCAAACGCCAGGTGCCGATCACGGGTGCTGACCACGAGGTCTTTAGTAATGTGATCGAACACGTCATCGCTGAAAGCCCGGGTGCGTTCAATTGTCTGCAAGGCTGCGGCAGCGATTTTTCTCGCACTCCAGGAGCGACCAGTCGAAGATACCGGTGGTTGGGCGGAGGATGTCGGTTGTCGCGCTCCCATCTTCACGCCTTGCCAATCATGGGGAGTGTGTGGCCAACTTGGCAGCCATTTCAATGGCCTCAACAAGGCTCATGGGATCAGCCTTGCCTTGCCCGGCAATGTCGTAGGCCGTGCCGTGGTCAACAGACGTGCGAATGATCGGCAGACCCACCGTGATGTTCACGCAATGGCCGAAGGCCACCGTTTTGAGCGGAATCAATCCCTGGTCATGATACAAGGCGACAATGCCGTCAAATGATCCTCGGACCGCCTTGCCGAACAAGGTATCGGCAGGATGAGGACCCGAGCAGGCAATGCCCTGTTTTTTGGCTTGCCGAATGGCGGGTTGAATGATACGGCCTTCCTCGTCGCCAAACAGTCCATTTTCGCCCGCATGGGGATTGAGGCCCGCCACGCCGATGTGCGGTTTCTGAATGTGGAACAAGCAGGTGAGTCCCTGATGAGCCAATCGAATGGCCCGGAGAACTGTGGGAGAGGTCAACAGGTTCGGGACATCACGCAGAGCCAGGTGTGTGGTCGCAAATAAAATTTTCAAGGGACCCCCGACTATCATCATCCCCGATTCTTTTGCGTTCGTCAGGTCCGCCAACATCTCGGTATGGCCCGGGTACGTGTGCCCTGCTAAATGCATCGCATGTTTATTAATGGGTGCCGTGACGATGCCCTGTACGCAACCGGCCTGGGCCAACCGGACCGCTGTTTGAATGCATGTGACGGCCATATCTCCGGACCGTGCCGTGACACGCCCAATCCTGACCGGACGGACTGATCCGGAAAAGGGATCCAAGACCGGGAGAGAGCCCCGACGGAACATTCGAGAATCCGGGAGTGTTTCGTGCCCGCTCACCGGCATAAGAACCAGTGAGGCCCCCAAGGATTGCGCGGTGTATTCCAGGATGGTCCGGCTACCGATGACCAGGGGCCGACAAACTCGCCAGATTTTCGGCAACTGGAGAGCCTTCACAATAATTTCCGGTCCGATCCCGGCAGGATCGCCCATGGTAATCGCCAGAAGCGGGTTGGTCGGTTGGGCGGAAGCCATGAATAGATTACTTGCGCTCTGCCAATTTGGCAGGAGAAGTTTTGCGCCGGGATGGGGTTTTTGAGCTGACATACGTCCGGCGTGCGAGGTCGATGATTGTTTGCACTGGCTGCTTGGTGCGCTCAGCCAAGGTGACACAATCCCGATACTCGGGAGTGACCTTAGAACGGCCCTGTCCAAGACCGGCAATCTTCATGCGGACAGGCCCCCCCAACAGTCTAATTGTTTGGAAGGAGCGAGGCAGAATGGCTCGGTCCATTTCCTGGATCCGTATTCCCAGCGTCGAGGTTTCGGAAAATAGTAGCGATTGCAAGACCTGAAGGTCTTGTGAGAGAGCGATCACTGTCACAATCGTGCCGGGCCGACTCCGCTTCATGATGGTTGGCGTCAAGGTGACATCAAGAGCTCCAGCCTCGAACAGGCGCTCCATGATTACCTCATACAATTGCGGATTCATATCATCAATGTTTGTCTCAAGCTGGAAAACGCGTTCGGTGTGATTCAAAGAATCAGAATCTTGACTACCAACAAATACACGTAACACATTAGGCCAGCCATGAGGATCGGCCGTGCCTGCGCCATACCCCACGGTTTGTGGTGTTAAGGGTGGGAGCGGTTTACAATCCTGGGAGAGAGTTTTAACCAAGGCGATACCGGTTGGTGTGGTGAATTCAATGGCCGGTCCATTTGAGAGGATGGGAATGCCCTGGGCCATGTGCGCCACTGCCGGTCCCGGCACCGGAAGCAGCCCATGTGCTGTGGAAATAGTCCCGGCTCCCAGATTGATAGGTGAAAAGGACACCGTTGTGATGTTCAAATGCGCGAATCCCAACAGCGTCCCGACAATATCTACCAGCGAATCGATCACGCCCACCTCATGAAAATGAACCTTAGTCGGTTCTTGGCCATGCACCCTACCTTCGGCTTCAGCCAGCAGTTGGAAGGTGTGAAGGGCTTGCGTGCGAATGGTGTCGGACAGGCGACTGTTCTTTAACGTTTTTTTGATAGTGGCAAGTGATAGGGGTTTGGTAAATCCCTTTCGGATGTCCACATCCACTTTGGT
Above is a window of Candidatus Nitrospira neomarina DNA encoding:
- a CDS encoding helix-turn-helix domain-containing protein; its protein translation is MNSSHIRFALLTQDPDLKSRVQGPDLQNTITVLDDCSSLEAAMRSQQFTGVILDESGKKFFPALSELNGQLNLSKTFIYAGPLPAWSTMHQIRQVMGDQPSEEGAIDPKDVSLASYVEKKLGDFVRAMNVGSGKNLYPTLMRAVERPLIELALRETHGNQIKAARLLGLNRNTLRKKITEFQISVNQLKQSTAGKRKKTESDSLE
- the thrS gene encoding threonine--tRNA ligase, which encodes MESIQVSLQGESSQVLPRGISAKAALEKLKGAVPPEVLAVKANGVEIDLLGSLETDSILQPLMFDSPEGKEIYRHSSTHIMAQAVKECFPSAQLTIGPAIEEGFFYDFAFERPFTPEDLEKIEAKALEIIKRNLSVSRREFSKEEAIEFFKNRGEFYKVELIQGFPDGEPVSAYTQGDFVDLCRGPHLPATGYVKAFKLLNSAGAYWRGDERNPMLQRLYGTSFPSKEALQAHLDNLEEIKRRDHRKLGKDLDLFSIQDETGPGLILWHPKGAQIRLLIENFWREQHLANQYELVYSPHVARLDLWKTSGHVDFYKENMFASMPVESSEYQLKPMNCPFHIMVYKSHLRSYRDLPIRYGELGTVYRYERSGVLHGLMRVRGFTQDDAHLFCRPDQLGEEVQKVLKFITSMLGTFGFTEFKMFLSTRPEKAVGTIEQWDQATLALETALKNGGYAYQEDPGEGVFYGPKIDVKIQDALGRSWQCSTVQIDFNNPERFGLTYVGDDGKTHQPIMIHRALLGSIERFFGILLEHFGGAFPAWLAPVQVTVLPISEKHQEYAQEVEKNLRQEGCRVGLDLRNEKIGLKIREAEKAKIPFMIIVGDREAEAKMVAVRQRNGKNLGTMPIIDLVTLIREDMPEAVRKGSLLFE
- the infC gene encoding translation initiation factor IF-3; the encoded protein is MTRPVTPKQRINHFIKNPEVRVIGAEGEQLGILKTSEAIRQAREIGYDLVEVAPTADPPVCRIMDYGKFKYEQSKKEHRMRLNQKSTQVKEVKFRPRTDKHDMETKVRQIRDFLEEGNKTKVTVMFRGREMANQELGFKAIQKVIEELKGAGNIESPPRMEGRNLYMVVAPK
- the rpmI gene encoding 50S ribosomal protein L35, encoding MKLKNHSGASKRFKRSGSGKWMRRKAGMRHILTSKAPGVKSRLSGAAEVRKEDRTSLSRLLPYK
- the rplT gene encoding 50S ribosomal protein L20; this translates as MPRVKGGPQTRQRRKKRLKLASGQYGGKSKLFRTATESVDKGQAYAYTGRKQRKRNFRQLWVTRISAAVRAQGVTYSQFMNALKKANVLLNRKMLSEMAIHDPQGFSHLVSLTKGDGQPVAA
- the pheT gene encoding phenylalanine--tRNA ligase subunit beta — encoded protein: MPTISIFQKDFCRLVGRDASMSEIEQWMPYVKGEVKDVSQETGEVRVELQDTNRPDLWCVEGIARQIRSVLNKGMPPYSFFSEKRGAKRRIQVAQGMEAVRPYVAGCVSLGYAMTPDGLDQCIQTQEKLADAFGRKRETVSIGLYRASAIAFPVTYGLVKPDEIRFTPLGFEEKMTPQEILTVHPKGLEYGSILAGCERLPLLWDSDGQVLSFPPIINSRELGEVQLGDTDLLVEVTGTDLSMVVLALNIFACNLADRGATIESLNINYPYKTEFGTTIKTPLGMNQSQRISMEAIEQALGMPLGSEAIQEALASYGYQVKATRQSVSVTLPAFRNDFMHVMDVAEDVAITRGYESFSPIMPQTFTVGSLSMEEQTSDRMRDLLVGFGFQEIFSNIMASHQELVDRMRITDTEYARLVEVDNVMSQTYACLRPSILPCLLRVEALSPRAFYPHLLFEVGETAQLDLEANVGSRTTLSIAAISANSGANFSEIHSYLDLLMYYMAWPYELEPVTHPSFLEGRVGRIRCEGYAVGYIGEFHPEVLEAWQIDMPTSGFEFEIRKPEA
- the pheS gene encoding phenylalanine--tRNA ligase subunit alpha; its protein translation is MISPNNTDSLHPLEIQVLRELGKNPQPLSDLQLANQTELAPSQVSMAVGWLLTKQLVSLSSETTTTYVSLTTVGAQYHQPDSSPLEWILQTVKSAAHEGSSPTVKDLQGTEKFQPSELSRAIGILKKEGVVQMGAGGVLEITSKDSDTVRDLRSLLNQIQEGARPLDSFASDQQALLRQYAVKRGNTQEPFRIDDHTERTYVLTDEGRKLLPHLREGAAQEISQLTPELLKDGSWRHVSFRKYSINLRPPRLAVGRRHSYREFLDTVKYKLTSMGFQEMRGELIETEFWDMDALFMPQFHPARAIHDVYFVKNPKMAKKIQEPFLSQVAQVHRDGGTSGSKGWKYEYDPERAKRLVLRSQGTAVSARTLAKNPPVPGKFFSIARCFRYDNVDATHATDFFQVEGIVLGSDINFRTLLGLLQLFATEMAQAKEIRFFPAYFPFTEPSVELHVRHPKLGWMELGGAGLLRSEVTIPLGVTVPVIAWGLGLDRMAMIALGIQDIRDLFTSDLEAVRNMRRHF
- the rpe gene encoding ribulose-phosphate 3-epimerase, which produces MPVTPLISPSILSADFARLAEAVQMVEAAGADWIHVDVMDGHFVPNLTVGPPMVEALRKVTSLPLDVHLMMTNADDFIPEFVDAGADLLTVHVEACPHLHRTVQSIKERQVKAGVSLNPATSVTTLEEILGEVDLVLVMSVNPGFGGQQFISSSLDKIRRIRTMMNNSRSSAHLEVDGGINPTNVASVIQAGANVLVAGSAIFGSKNIPETIRQMRTAAQTVIV
- the rsmB gene encoding 16S rRNA (cytosine(967)-C(5))-methyltransferase RsmB; protein product: MGARQPTSSAQPPVSSTGRSWSARKIAAAALQTIERTRAFSDDVFDHITKDLVVSTRDRHLAFELVYGVLRHYLTLDWRLDQVSRKPMIRLPLTVATTLRVAAYQLLYLDRIPASAAVNEAVQLIRKQPGHNWSGFVNAVLRNLLRQPVPPMPDPAVDATLALSIRYASPPWLVERWRESFGLTQAEHLCQQSIGIPPLTIRTNTLQCSRSQLLARLHSEEILAQETTVSPVGLIMNKCGSPGELSALQDGWCYVEDEAAQLIPLLLDPQPGDRVLDACAAPGGKSTHMAQLMKNQGTLVALDRHPGRLDRLVSNCARLGISIVQPVHHDLTATAGHDRTTHGSTTRLTVPGLLTQPFDRILLDAPCSALGILRRHPEGKLIKSLSTIQQAKALQREILDRVCGLLRPGGILVYSACSVEPEETTEIISGFCQEHPEFYQESVTPWVPAAGQSLITAMGHLCTAFQTLNMDGFFACRLKKSE
- the pdxA gene encoding 4-hydroxythreonine-4-phosphate dehydrogenase PdxA, translating into MASAQPTNPLLAITMGDPAGIGPEIIVKALQLPKIWRVCRPLVIGSRTILEYTAQSLGASLVLMPVSGHETLPDSRMFRRGSLPVLDPFSGSVRPVRIGRVTARSGDMAVTCIQTAVRLAQAGCVQGIVTAPINKHAMHLAGHTYPGHTEMLADLTNAKESGMMIVGGPLKILFATTHLALRDVPNLLTSPTVLRAIRLAHQGLTCLFHIQKPHIGVAGLNPHAGENGLFGDEEGRIIQPAIRQAKKQGIACSGPHPADTLFGKAVRGSFDGIVALYHDQGLIPLKTVAFGHCVNITVGLPIIRTSVDHGTAYDIAGQGKADPMSLVEAIEMAAKLATHSP
- the larC gene encoding nickel pincer cofactor biosynthesis protein LarC; this encodes MTRHLHIDAFSGVSGDMFLGALVDTGVPLSALEKGLKGLGIKGYRLREQQVIRNSIRATKVDVDIRKGFTKPLSLATIKKTLKNSRLSDTIRTQALHTFQLLAEAEGRVHGQEPTKVHFHEVGVIDSLVDIVGTLLGFAHLNITTVSFSPINLGAGTISTAHGLLPVPGPAVAHMAQGIPILSNGPAIEFTTPTGIALVKTLSQDCKPLPPLTPQTVGYGAGTADPHGWPNVLRVFVGSQDSDSLNHTERVFQLETNIDDMNPQLYEVIMERLFEAGALDVTLTPTIMKRSRPGTIVTVIALSQDLQVLQSLLFSETSTLGIRIQEMDRAILPRSFQTIRLLGGPVRMKIAGLGQGRSKVTPEYRDCVTLAERTKQPVQTIIDLARRTYVSSKTPSRRKTSPAKLAERK